In the Leptospira sp. WS4.C2 genome, one interval contains:
- the recO gene encoding DNA repair protein RecO, with amino-acid sequence MAIRKERGIVIQSRDIGDSDRVISLAGETQIRMHFLSKGIRKSKRRAIITTEIGSLVELDYYDQAEKDWKSIKEVHLVNRYDELKSDYLGTLFVLYLTELTSMIYPEGESHPFLFQLLSGSLDTCNEKGFQIQILPFFKLRALSHMGHFPTEFYCHTCGEEVLSKRAAYFSVDDREFLCSDCHPIPKDHLPVLKLFHTMLSKKFSNVVGMFPRETEYRDGDLILNQFLRSLFGRELKSYFEFYKTIGYL; translated from the coding sequence ATGGCCATTCGAAAAGAAAGAGGGATTGTCATCCAAAGCCGAGATATCGGGGATAGTGACAGAGTGATTAGTCTTGCCGGTGAAACGCAAATTAGGATGCATTTTTTAAGTAAAGGAATTCGTAAGTCCAAACGCCGTGCTATCATTACCACAGAGATTGGTTCCCTCGTGGAGCTAGATTATTATGACCAGGCAGAGAAAGATTGGAAGTCCATTAAGGAAGTCCATCTAGTGAATCGTTATGATGAGTTAAAATCGGATTACCTGGGAACGTTGTTTGTACTCTATCTGACGGAGCTTACTTCTATGATTTACCCGGAAGGGGAAAGTCATCCCTTTCTTTTCCAACTTCTTTCGGGGAGTTTGGATACATGCAACGAAAAGGGTTTTCAGATACAAATCCTACCTTTTTTTAAATTAAGGGCTCTCTCGCATATGGGCCATTTCCCTACGGAATTCTATTGTCATACTTGTGGGGAAGAGGTTCTTTCTAAACGGGCTGCTTATTTTTCGGTGGATGATCGTGAATTTTTATGTTCCGATTGCCATCCTATTCCCAAAGATCATTTGCCTGTTTTGAAACTATTTCATACTATGTTATCAAAGAAATTTTCAAACGTAGTAGGTATGTTCCCTCGGGAAACGGAGTATAGGGATGGGGATCTGATTCTGAATCAGTTTTTGCGGTCCCTTTTCGGAAGAGAATTAAAATCATACTTCGAGTTTTATAAAACGATAGGGTATTTATGA